A genomic stretch from Candidatus Brocadiaceae bacterium includes:
- a CDS encoding class I SAM-dependent methyltransferase: MRGNRKKHWESIYAQKKPLEVSWYQAEPAVSLEFIASAERDHAAKIIDVGGGASVLVDKLLDKGYRNVTVLDISSKALCHAQERLGKQAENIRWIEADVTEFETSVKYDLWHDRAVFHFLTDAEDRTKYVQRLEETVKPGGHIVIAAFASDGPLKCSGLDVQRYSPEKMKNELGDSFELINSVSEVHVTPWDKEQKFMYCYFKKIVE, from the coding sequence ATGAGGGGTAATCGAAAGAAACACTGGGAAAGTATTTATGCCCAAAAGAAGCCGTTAGAAGTCAGCTGGTATCAAGCTGAACCTGCTGTATCTCTGGAGTTTATAGCTTCGGCAGAAAGAGACCATGCAGCAAAAATTATTGATGTTGGCGGAGGAGCATCTGTCCTTGTGGATAAATTGCTAGATAAGGGATATCGGAATGTAACGGTTCTTGATATTTCATCAAAAGCACTTTGTCATGCTCAAGAGAGGCTGGGCAAACAGGCTGAAAATATACGTTGGATAGAGGCCGATGTAACAGAATTTGAAACTTCAGTCAAATATGACCTCTGGCATGATCGTGCAGTTTTTCATTTTCTTACAGATGCAGAAGATAGAACTAAGTATGTGCAACGGTTGGAAGAGACTGTAAAACCTGGAGGCCATATTGTCATTGCTGCTTTTGCCAGTGATGGCCCCCTTAAATGTAGCGGACTTGATGTCCAACGATACAGCCCTGAGAAAATGAAAAACGAGCTTGGTGATTCTTTTGAACTCATCAATAGTGTTAGTGAAGTACATGTAACACCTTGGGATAAAGAACAAAAGTTCATGTACTGTTATTTTAAGAAGATAGTTGAATAA
- a CDS encoding PadR family transcriptional regulator: MEDNIKQLLRDIHLAFIKVHILYHASREEVFGIGLIEELGRHGYKLGPGTLYPTLEKMRKSGLLACTCRTVQHKQRKYYKITSAGRKLLKELRTKLKELCDEVVSEK; this comes from the coding sequence ATGGAAGATAATATTAAGCAACTTTTACGAGACATTCATCTTGCATTTATAAAAGTGCACATTCTCTATCATGCATCCAGGGAAGAGGTCTTTGGAATCGGTTTGATAGAGGAGTTGGGGCGGCATGGGTATAAACTCGGGCCGGGAACGCTTTATCCGACACTGGAAAAGATGCGAAAGTCTGGTCTTTTAGCTTGTACGTGCAGGACCGTGCAGCATAAACAGCGCAAATATTATAAAATCACCTCTGCCGGACGCAAATTGCTAAAAGAATTAAGGACAAAGCTAAAAGAATTGTGTGACGAGGTTGTTAGTGAAAAATAA
- a CDS encoding 4Fe-4S binding protein, whose product MSRSNNQGYNLLRIKAIRAIIVWPWFPYIIQIVMLLVFTALAVNGWGRLAPEGVNDKLYAKTNGTNLLIWGLWWPAMVWIAVLFGRAWCMICPLELIANGTERLGRRLRIRQFILNKWLRSGWLILVIYAMIQLFVAGAHLHRIPSYTSIFLWSLLGMAGLVGFFFKDRAFCRGFCPVGLLLSTYGRGGMLAVRAGSEQVCSDCTGKDCIMACNRTKLYGRSCPSLLNPPKLNSNRDCLVCGQCIKSCKSDNMQLVLRCPFHPSDMPEAFASWPVTFFILMVSGFVTGELCSEWKAAQQIFLWLPEHFAASARLSSIGGWIEGVWMICIYPALLWLLLDIIFSHKSRDTSVIGNWRFLALPLVVIVSAGHMAKGLAKFVSWAGFLPGAIKDPSGVNTILGISSKVIPVPVPLLTLTAVSSVGMTLVIAGMYFAYREARLANPEKYHKTRVPVLLLGILFIIIISGWR is encoded by the coding sequence ATGAGCAGATCAAACAACCAGGGATATAACCTCCTGAGAATAAAAGCAATCCGTGCAATTATTGTCTGGCCATGGTTCCCTTACATAATTCAGATAGTAATGTTATTGGTATTCACTGCCTTGGCAGTGAACGGTTGGGGACGTTTAGCGCCGGAAGGCGTAAATGATAAACTGTATGCCAAGACCAATGGTACCAATCTGCTTATCTGGGGACTCTGGTGGCCTGCCATGGTGTGGATTGCCGTACTGTTCGGACGCGCCTGGTGTATGATATGCCCGCTGGAATTGATTGCGAATGGAACAGAAAGACTTGGAAGGAGGCTAAGGATACGGCAGTTTATCCTTAACAAGTGGCTACGGTCGGGCTGGTTAATCCTTGTAATATATGCCATGATCCAACTTTTTGTTGCGGGGGCGCATTTGCATCGCATCCCTTCATATACATCAATTTTCCTCTGGAGCCTGCTGGGGATGGCGGGTTTGGTCGGTTTCTTTTTCAAAGACCGCGCATTTTGCCGGGGATTCTGCCCTGTCGGGCTTCTGCTGAGTACATATGGGCGTGGCGGGATGCTTGCCGTTCGTGCCGGTTCAGAGCAGGTGTGCAGTGATTGCACCGGCAAGGACTGCATCATGGCATGTAATCGGACAAAACTGTACGGGCGCAGTTGCCCAAGTTTACTCAATCCTCCGAAATTAAACAGCAACCGAGACTGCCTTGTATGCGGACAGTGTATTAAATCGTGCAAATCTGATAATATGCAGCTTGTCCTCCGCTGTCCCTTTCATCCTTCGGATATGCCTGAAGCCTTTGCATCATGGCCGGTCACGTTTTTTATTCTGATGGTTTCAGGATTTGTTACGGGCGAGTTATGCAGCGAATGGAAAGCTGCGCAACAGATATTTCTCTGGCTTCCGGAGCATTTTGCAGCCAGCGCCAGACTCAGTTCCATCGGAGGATGGATTGAAGGTGTCTGGATGATTTGCATTTATCCCGCTTTGCTCTGGTTACTGCTTGACATTATTTTTTCTCACAAAAGTAGAGATACTTCTGTTATCGGAAACTGGCGATTCCTTGCCCTTCCCCTTGTAGTTATCGTTTCAGCGGGACATATGGCAAAGGGACTGGCAAAATTCGTCTCGTGGGCAGGGTTTCTCCCAGGAGCAATTAAAGACCCTTCCGGCGTAAATACTATCCTTGGTATAAGCTCAAAGGTCATCCCTGTCCCTGTTCCTCTTTTAACCTTAACGGCGGTTTCCTCTGTTGGTATGACGCTTGTCATTGCAGGAATGTATTTTGCCTATCGCGAGGCGAGATTGGCCAATCCTGAAAAATACCATAAAACCAGAGTGCCTGTATTGTTACTGGGCATACTCTTTATCATAATAATCTCCGGATGGCGGTAA
- a CDS encoding pyridoxamine 5'-phosphate oxidase family protein translates to MSDIKKKIKEFFTTVKIVSVSTCIGNKPSCRIMEVQKVEENLKLFFATHKSSPKVEYIQKNNNVCIVSRNTETLMDIRLFGTCRLAVDMETKKSIWRDELAPYFLDGGIDDPDLAVLVFTPERIEYRDSKTGSLNPEVENL, encoded by the coding sequence ATGTCTGATATAAAAAAGAAGATAAAGGAGTTTTTTACCACTGTCAAAATTGTTTCCGTTTCTACCTGTATTGGCAACAAGCCTTCATGTCGAATTATGGAAGTGCAAAAGGTTGAGGAAAACCTAAAGCTCTTTTTTGCGACCCATAAGAGTTCTCCAAAGGTGGAATATATTCAAAAAAATAACAATGTCTGCATTGTTTCTCGAAACACGGAGACCCTCATGGATATCAGACTTTTTGGTACATGTAGATTGGCTGTTGACATGGAGACAAAAAAAAGTATATGGAGAGATGAACTGGCTCCTTATTTTCTGGATGGTGGGATAGACGATCCGGATTTAGCAGTTTTGGTATTCACGCCGGAAAGAATAGAATACAGGGATTCAAAAACCGGAAGTTTGAATCCGGAAGTAGAAAATTTGTAG
- a CDS encoding sterol desaturase family protein: MEITAFIIKREIVIRLGFFFGIFGAMALWEWVAPRRALATSKSLRWSNNIGIVVINSILLRIIFPPAAAGMTVFAKKHGWGFFNHVQISSATATILSVIAMDFLIYLQHVMFHAVPAFWRIHRMHHADLDFDVTTGIRFHPIEILLSMLIKCAGIIVLGTPLLSIIIFEVTLNATSMFNHGNVRMLYGIDRMLRWFVVTPDMHRVHHSAEKHETNSNFGFNLPWWDRLMGTYRNQPRMGHEGMVIGLHEFRDKKRCVMLFGMLVIPFR, translated from the coding sequence ATGGAGATCACTGCGTTCATCATAAAACGCGAGATTGTCATTCGCCTGGGTTTCTTTTTTGGTATTTTCGGGGCTATGGCCCTGTGGGAATGGGTAGCGCCCCGGCGGGCGCTTGCTACTTCGAAATCCCTTCGCTGGAGTAATAATATCGGGATTGTGGTTATTAACAGTATTTTACTTCGCATAATTTTCCCACCGGCTGCGGCGGGTATGACTGTTTTTGCAAAAAAACACGGATGGGGTTTTTTCAATCACGTACAGATATCTTCTGCCACAGCAACCATTCTATCGGTGATTGCTATGGATTTTCTCATCTATTTACAGCATGTAATGTTTCATGCAGTTCCTGCCTTCTGGCGCATCCATCGCATGCATCATGCGGATCTGGATTTTGATGTGACGACAGGAATTCGATTCCATCCTATCGAAATCTTACTTTCAATGCTCATTAAATGTGCAGGAATTATTGTGCTGGGTACACCGTTGCTGAGTATAATCATCTTTGAAGTGACGCTGAATGCTACATCCATGTTTAATCATGGCAATGTGCGCATGTTGTATGGTATAGACCGCATGTTGCGCTGGTTTGTGGTAACGCCTGACATGCACAGGGTGCATCATTCCGCTGAGAAGCATGAAACAAACTCCAATTTCGGGTTTAATCTGCCGTGGTGGGATCGCCTGATGGGTACATACCGCAATCAGCCACGCATGGGGCACGAGGGTATGGTTATCGGCCTTCATGAATTTCGGGATAAAAAGCGCTGCGTAATGCTTTTTGGTATGTTGGTAATACCTTTTAGATGA
- a CDS encoding efflux RND transporter periplasmic adaptor subunit, with amino-acid sequence MHQRPHVNKIMAIGIVILAGSILALLILGTKKNIVRDAHRQGGETHHDELHEKGPHGGRLLSNNNFQIEITIFETGVPPQFRVFAYEMGKEIAIDEVALIIELHRLGGRIDVVQFHKEGNYLKGNKVVEEPHSFDVKVRAGWKGRNYYWEYAQIEGRVELSPEARESAGITIETAGPAQIKMIVELPGEVKLNADKMVHVVPRVSGLVTAIYKNLGEQVKHGETLAVIESRELVGLKSEYLASVKRAELAYATYERKERLWKQKILAGKEHLASKQALAEAEINLRAASQKLLALGLSQKDLDMLPDNTEGNLTHFEVRAHYDGVVIGKHISVGESVKEDSDIFDIADLSTIWVEVTVYAKDLKVIEVGQNVTVQSKSLGLETSGELTYLGPLIGKQTRTARGIVVVQNPEGNWRPGLFVTVAVIREESSVPIAISVDALQTFRNWSVVFVQYENMFEARPVKLGRSDGKRVEVLEGLSPGEKYVTQNSFILKAELEKADATHDH; translated from the coding sequence ATGCATCAACGACCACATGTCAACAAAATTATGGCAATAGGCATTGTCATATTGGCGGGCAGTATTCTTGCTCTGCTCATACTCGGAACAAAGAAAAACATCGTCAGAGATGCACACAGACAGGGTGGTGAGACACATCATGATGAGCTTCATGAAAAGGGACCTCATGGGGGCAGATTATTATCAAATAACAATTTTCAGATTGAAATAACCATATTTGAGACTGGCGTCCCGCCTCAATTCAGAGTCTTTGCCTATGAAATGGGAAAAGAGATTGCCATTGATGAGGTGGCACTCATAATCGAACTGCACCGGCTTGGCGGAAGAATAGACGTGGTTCAATTTCACAAGGAAGGCAATTATCTGAAAGGAAACAAGGTTGTTGAAGAACCGCACTCTTTTGATGTCAAGGTAAGGGCTGGGTGGAAAGGCCGGAACTACTATTGGGAATATGCACAGATTGAAGGCAGAGTAGAACTGAGTCCTGAAGCAAGAGAAAGCGCTGGGATCACTATTGAAACGGCAGGCCCTGCACAGATAAAAATGATTGTAGAACTCCCTGGTGAGGTCAAGCTGAACGCAGATAAGATGGTGCACGTTGTGCCGCGTGTGTCAGGTTTGGTTACTGCGATCTATAAAAATCTTGGAGAACAGGTGAAACATGGAGAAACTCTTGCAGTAATTGAAAGTCGTGAACTGGTGGGATTAAAAAGTGAATATCTGGCATCCGTAAAACGCGCGGAATTGGCATATGCTACCTATGAACGAAAGGAACGTCTGTGGAAACAAAAAATTCTGGCGGGGAAAGAACACCTTGCCAGTAAACAAGCGCTGGCAGAGGCAGAGATCAATTTACGGGCGGCCAGCCAGAAACTCCTTGCATTAGGACTTTCCCAAAAGGACCTTGACATGCTCCCGGATAATACGGAAGGAAATTTGACACACTTTGAGGTACGCGCGCACTACGATGGAGTGGTGATCGGAAAACACATCTCCGTTGGCGAATCAGTTAAAGAGGATTCCGATATTTTTGATATTGCAGATTTATCAACTATTTGGGTAGAGGTTACCGTGTACGCAAAGGATTTAAAAGTTATTGAGGTTGGACAGAACGTTACCGTTCAATCAAAATCCTTAGGACTGGAAACGTCTGGAGAACTGACATATCTTGGCCCCCTGATCGGTAAACAAACACGTACTGCCAGAGGGATTGTTGTTGTCCAAAATCCGGAAGGGAATTGGCGTCCTGGCTTATTTGTGACAGTTGCGGTGATTCGGGAAGAGTCATCAGTACCTATAGCAATATCTGTTGATGCATTACAAACCTTTCGTAATTGGTCAGTAGTATTTGTACAATACGAAAATATGTTCGAAGCTCGTCCAGTGAAATTGGGACGAAGCGATGGGAAACGGGTGGAAGTATTGGAGGGACTCTCGCCGGGAGAAAAATATGTTACACAAAACAGCTTTATTCTTAAAGCCGAACTGGAAAAAGCGGATGCAACCCATGATCACTAA
- a CDS encoding CusA/CzcA family heavy metal efflux RND transporter: MLERILQFSIQQRWIILFATLAVAVLGIFNYQRLPIDAVPDITNVQVQIHTEATGYTPLEVEQRITFPIEASMSGIPGLAQTRSISRYGLSQITVIFQDDTDIYFARQLINERIQGVKGKIPPAIEPIMGPIATGLGEIFMWTVETEENALKPDGNPYTPMDLRTIQDWVIKPQLRNIKGVTEINTVGGYEKEFHVTPHPEKLLSYGMSFRDVLHALASNNATVGAGYIEHRGEQYLIRSPGQVATIEDIRKIIIGNFKGIPIYIKDVAEVLIGKELRTGAATVNGKETVLGTVFMLMGENSRTVSQSVADKIIDINKTLPEGVIAKTIYDRTSLVDKTIITVKKNLIEGALLVIVILFFLIGNIRAAIITALIIPLSMLITITGMVSNKISASLMSLGALDFGIIIDGAVIIVENCIRRLSEKQHQLGRLLTRQERFDVVFDASKEVRKATMFGEIIIMIVFLPILTLTGIEGKMFYPMAFTVIVALLGAMVLSMTFVPAAIALFFSGKFSEKENVIIRYAKKAYIPILNMALENRAFVIALVGVIVVLGALLTTRMGSEFLPSLDEGDITIHALRIPGTSLSQALEMQQVLENKIKEFPEVDNVFSKIGTAEIATDPMPPSVADTFIILKPRAAWPAPEKSKDKLIRELEEELAKIPGNKYEFTQPIEMRFNELIAGVRSDIAVKIFGDTMETLHETGERVARVLKEIPGASDVKAEQVTGLPVLTIQMNRDEMARHGLNIADVQEVIEIAIGGKSAGKVFEGDRRFELLVRLPAEIRSNIEALKRLPVPLPDLGGTTEARFAPVTFSEKEIYPSHITLGSIATFTIQPGPNQISRENGKRRVVVTANVRGRDIGSFVDEAQKKISEGVILPPNYWITWGGQFEHMLSAKKRLQIVAPIAFFLIFLLLFVTFGTIKNAILVFTGVPFALIGGVFSLWARDIPLSISAGVGFVAVSGVAVLNGLVMISFISKLRKDGIALNQSITQGAITRLRPVLMTVTTDILGFVPMALATGTGAEVQRPLATVVIGGVMSSTALTLLVLPVLYHIFHRTDVEERPTALLRTRQNS; the protein is encoded by the coding sequence ATGCTTGAACGAATCTTACAATTTTCGATCCAACAACGATGGATTATTCTCTTTGCCACATTGGCAGTTGCAGTTTTGGGAATCTTTAATTATCAGAGGCTTCCCATTGATGCCGTTCCAGATATTACGAATGTTCAGGTACAAATTCATACTGAAGCGACTGGTTATACACCTCTTGAAGTAGAGCAACGAATCACTTTTCCCATAGAAGCCTCCATGTCAGGCATCCCTGGTTTGGCACAAACGCGCTCAATTTCCCGATACGGACTGTCACAGATAACAGTAATTTTTCAGGATGATACAGATATCTACTTTGCCCGCCAATTGATCAATGAACGAATCCAGGGAGTCAAAGGAAAAATTCCACCGGCAATTGAACCCATCATGGGTCCAATTGCTACCGGACTTGGAGAGATATTTATGTGGACAGTTGAAACAGAAGAAAATGCGTTAAAACCAGATGGAAATCCGTATACTCCCATGGATTTGAGAACGATTCAGGATTGGGTTATTAAACCCCAGCTGAGGAATATTAAAGGTGTTACAGAGATAAATACCGTTGGTGGTTACGAAAAAGAGTTTCATGTAACACCTCATCCTGAAAAGCTCCTTTCCTATGGAATGTCGTTCCGTGATGTACTTCATGCCCTTGCAAGTAATAATGCCACTGTTGGTGCGGGATATATTGAGCACCGTGGAGAGCAGTATCTCATCAGATCTCCCGGGCAAGTGGCTACTATTGAAGATATTCGTAAGATTATTATCGGAAATTTTAAAGGAATACCCATCTATATTAAAGATGTAGCGGAAGTCTTGATCGGAAAAGAATTACGGACCGGCGCTGCAACAGTAAACGGCAAAGAAACTGTCTTGGGCACCGTCTTTATGCTTATGGGAGAAAACAGCCGAACCGTTTCCCAGAGTGTAGCAGATAAAATCATAGACATAAATAAAACACTGCCAGAAGGTGTGATAGCAAAAACTATTTATGACCGTACCAGCCTTGTGGATAAGACTATCATTACTGTGAAAAAGAATTTGATCGAAGGTGCTCTTCTCGTCATTGTCATTCTTTTCTTTCTTATCGGAAATATCAGAGCAGCCATAATTACGGCCCTCATTATACCATTATCAATGTTAATTACCATTACCGGGATGGTCTCGAATAAAATAAGTGCAAGCTTGATGAGTCTCGGGGCACTTGACTTTGGAATCATCATAGATGGTGCGGTCATTATTGTTGAAAACTGTATTCGGAGATTGTCGGAAAAACAACATCAACTCGGACGATTATTAACCCGCCAAGAACGGTTTGATGTTGTTTTTGATGCCTCGAAAGAGGTGCGAAAGGCAACCATGTTCGGTGAAATAATTATTATGATTGTATTTTTGCCCATCCTTACCCTGACAGGCATAGAGGGTAAGATGTTTTATCCCATGGCATTTACGGTTATTGTCGCGCTGTTAGGTGCAATGGTCCTTTCCATGACGTTTGTTCCTGCGGCTATTGCCTTATTTTTTTCAGGGAAATTTTCTGAAAAAGAGAATGTTATTATCCGGTATGCCAAGAAGGCATATATTCCCATTCTCAATATGGCATTAGAAAACCGCGCGTTTGTTATTGCTCTCGTAGGTGTGATTGTTGTTCTCGGCGCACTATTAACCACCCGAATGGGTAGTGAATTTCTGCCGAGCCTGGATGAAGGAGACATTACCATTCACGCCCTGCGTATTCCTGGAACAAGCCTGTCACAGGCATTAGAAATGCAACAAGTCCTTGAGAATAAAATAAAAGAATTTCCTGAAGTGGACAACGTTTTTTCCAAGATAGGGACGGCCGAGATCGCCACAGACCCTATGCCACCAAGCGTTGCTGATACTTTTATTATACTGAAACCAAGAGCAGCATGGCCTGCCCCAGAAAAATCAAAAGACAAACTGATACGGGAACTTGAAGAAGAGCTTGCAAAAATTCCTGGAAACAAATACGAATTTACACAACCAATAGAGATGCGCTTCAATGAACTTATCGCAGGGGTGCGCAGTGATATTGCGGTGAAAATCTTTGGAGATACCATGGAAACCCTTCATGAAACCGGGGAAAGGGTCGCCAGAGTGCTTAAAGAAATCCCCGGGGCATCTGACGTTAAGGCAGAGCAAGTAACTGGTCTTCCAGTCCTGACTATTCAAATGAACCGGGATGAAATGGCCAGGCATGGCCTGAACATTGCGGATGTACAGGAGGTAATTGAAATTGCTATTGGAGGAAAAAGCGCAGGAAAGGTCTTTGAAGGAGACAGAAGATTCGAACTTCTTGTTCGGCTGCCTGCGGAAATAAGAAGCAACATTGAAGCACTCAAGAGATTACCTGTTCCATTGCCTGATTTGGGAGGGACGACAGAAGCTAGATTCGCACCTGTTACTTTTTCGGAAAAGGAAATATATCCAAGCCATATAACACTTGGTTCGATTGCAACATTTACTATTCAACCAGGCCCTAATCAAATCAGCAGGGAAAATGGCAAACGAAGGGTTGTTGTGACGGCAAATGTACGCGGAAGGGACATTGGTTCCTTTGTAGACGAAGCCCAAAAAAAAATCAGTGAGGGTGTTATTCTTCCTCCCAACTACTGGATAACCTGGGGAGGACAATTTGAACATATGCTTTCAGCCAAAAAACGACTGCAAATCGTTGCACCCATTGCATTTTTTCTCATTTTTCTTTTGTTGTTTGTTACTTTTGGAACGATAAAAAATGCCATTTTAGTCTTTACCGGAGTGCCTTTTGCGCTTATTGGAGGAGTTTTCTCCCTCTGGGCCAGAGACATTCCCCTTTCAATATCAGCAGGTGTTGGATTTGTTGCTGTCTCTGGTGTAGCGGTGCTCAACGGGCTTGTCATGATTTCATTTATCAGTAAACTCCGCAAAGATGGCATAGCTCTTAATCAATCAATCACTCAAGGCGCCATTACAAGACTGCGCCCGGTATTGATGACCGTCACCACTGATATTCTCGGATTTGTGCCCATGGCGCTTGCCACGGGAACAGGAGCAGAGGTACAGCGACCACTAGCAACAGTAGTTATTGGAGGCGTCATGTCATCAACGGCACTCACCTTATTGGTGCTTCCGGTGCTCTACCACATATTTCACCGCACGGATGTTGAGGAACGCCCAACTGCACTATTACGTACAAGACAGAATTCATAA